In Glandiceps talaboti chromosome 4, keGlaTala1.1, whole genome shotgun sequence, a single window of DNA contains:
- the LOC144433947 gene encoding mediator of RNA polymerase II transcription subunit 16-like, translating to MELVFASEWPKADSNAWTRKWTIDPACSWSCRNTIAFSGASGCKLSNSNDGESQGGKLHVVDPDRPWEVHSFNTGHTNMIRCIRWDVSGTRLVTADGSGKCKLWTMNNHLLNDWKCGGESKVEGETIVALSWLHIGLKVSYNVERTDSPNVTEKFSRVKFLPSVLQYGGKAIEGWIAVTMSGLVCVTLIKADGDLITATECLGESRTHIALADIAFTSSGHIVVGTSDGSCRCPIQFYRLIVKYNKDNCTIHSEALPSLFMQCSTDPQQKDRYNFLSHIQFMNKEAGDQIILCAGGPMGACIECWNLRRESLGVHKIFQASSPPTTRDQQPSIVKWTISSSYSDTSNVMALALPKLPLNLSNKSIYNGPGMVFAVAFQDGSIKLLHRVSLKPFAVFKYEGVKQESGPQVKRQRNSNNNGKQLSSMEMSATCCSLIGVDKSGTFCLMKIAPTLGQALDPGAARAHTIAQVVNLLEYCIVTCYDWWDLLLTITPGMVDTVIDRLSEAFNRQPKPVQELLFTRLTAVKATLYRLSSGGTGKSADCHAKLLLNAVAVTFKSLLRPTTLSSQEKGLAEKLSAVCARSIETDLDKIMMNLDTKEYVIEPATVQSLQQLIQWIADFSLFLLSNVPMQQTYANRPGLSMLRDCSVLCTLRELLVIIRIWGLIKSTCQPIFSSTSENVDGLSTLFKLLTQVWLCCRDDTYTDFDDALIDECILLPSQLLVPTMESLPVSEGITGRTHSKLPMSFHFESTPQHTPHVTSFNPSATPGTELSMRLITDKHTQKHDIVRRIHLGVTPHDELKQCTRCSCISLVKSVAKSPALRAWDQRWVKSCICGGQWRRVTMAV from the exons ATGGAATTGGTGTTTGCAAGTGAATGGCCCAAGGCTGACTCTAACGCTTG GACAAGAAAGTGGACTATTGATCCTGCATGTTCGTGGTCATGTCGTAATACCATCGCTTTCTCAGGAGCAAGTGGATGCAAATTAAGTAATTCTAACGATGGAGAATCTCAGGGTGGTAAACTGCACGTTGTTGATCCGGACAGACCATGGGAAGTTCACAG TTTTAATACAGGACATACCAATATGATTCGCTGTATTCGATGGGATGTTTCTGGAACAAGACTAGTGACGGCTGATGGAAGTGGTAAATGTAAACTATGGACAATGAACAATCATTTGTTAAATGATTGGAAATGTGGTGGCGAAAGTAAAGTGGAAGGAGAGACAATTGTTGCCCTATCATGGCTTCATATAGGTCTTAAG GTGAGCTATAATGTAGAAAGAACAGACTCACCCAATGTAACAGAAAAGTTCTCCAGAGTCAAGTTTCTTCCATCTGTGTTGCAATATGGTGGTAAGGCCATTGAAGGATGGATAGCAGTTACAATGTCAGGTTTG GTCTGTGTAACTCTGATCAAAGCTGATGGTGATTTAATCACTGCTACAGAATGCCTGGGTGAAAGTAGAACTCACATAGCTTTAGCTGATATTGCATTCACCAGCT CTGGTCACATAGTTGTTGGTACATCAGACGGTAGCTGTAGATGTCCAATACAATTTTATAGGTTAATAGTCAAATATAACAAAG ATAACTGTACTATTCACTCAGAAGCACTGCCAAGTTTATTCATGCAATGTTCTACAGATCCTCAGCAAAAAGACAGAT ATAATTTTTTAAGCCATATCCAGTTCATGAACAAAGAAGCAGGAGatcaaattatattatgtgCTGGAG gtcCCATGGGAGCTTGTATTGAATGTTGGAATTTACGACGGGAATCTCTTGGTGTCCATAAAATCTTTCAGGCCAGTTCACCTCCAACGACAAGAGACCAGCAACCATCCATAGTG AAATGGACTATAAGTTCCAGCTACTCTGATACATCTAATGTAATGGCCCTAGCTTTGCCTAAACTACCACTGAATCTATCTAACAAATCTATATACAATGGGCCTGGTATGGTCTTTGCTGTAGCTTTTCAAGATGGCAGTATTAAATTATTACACAG aGTATCTTTAAAGCCATTTGCAGTATTTAAATATGAAGGTGTGAAGCAAGAAAGTGGTCCACAAG TGAAAAGACAGAGAAATAGCAATAATAATGGTAAACAGTTATCCAGTATGGAGATGTCAGCTACATGCTGTAGTCTAATTGGTGTTGATAAGAGTGGTACTTTCTGTCTTATGAAGATTGCCCCTACATTAGGACAAGCTCTTGATCCAG GTGCTGCAAGAGCTCACACTATAGCCCAGGTGGTTAATCTCCTAGAGTACTGTATTGTTACCTGTTATGATTGGTGGGATCTTCTACTTACAATTACACCAG gaATGGTTGATACTGTGATTGACAGGTTGAGTGAAGCCTTTAACAGACAACCCAAACCTGTACAAGAGTTATTGTTCACAAGGCTTACAGCAGTCAAGGCAACACTCTATAG ACTAAGTAGTGGTGGAACTGGTAAGTCAGCTGATTGTCATGCCAAGTTATTACTTAATGCTGTCGCTGTAACTTTCAAGTCTTTGCTAAGACCAACCACTTTGTCCAGTCAAGAGAAGGGATTAGCTGAGAAGTTATCAG CCGTGTGTGCAAGGAGCATTGAAACTGATCTAgacaaaataatgatgaatCTGGACACAAAGGAATATGTTATTGAACCTG cCACAGTTCAGTCTCTTCAACAGTTAATTCAATGGATAGCtgatttttcattatttctccTGAGTAATGTACCAATGCAGCAAACATACGCCAACAGACCAGGA CTTAGTATGCTAAGGGACTGTAGTGTGTTGTGTACTCTCAGAGAACTACTTGTCATCATCCGTATATGGGGATTAATTAAATCTACATGTCAGCCAATATTTTCGTCAACATCAg AAAATGTTGATGGTCTATCAACACTTTTTAAACTGTTGACTCAGGTATGGTTGTGTTGCAGGgatgacacatacacagactttGATGATGCACTAATAG ATGAATGTATTTTACTACCAAGTCAGTTGTTGGTTCCTACTATGGAGAGTCTACCTGTTTCTGAAG GTATAACAGGGCGAACACACAGTAAACTGCCAATGAGTTTTCACTTTGAAAGTACTCCTCAGCATACTCCCCATGTGACTTCCTTCAATCCTAGTGCCACTCCGGGGACTGAACTGTCAATGAGACTTATAACTGACAAACATACTCAGAAACATGATATTGTGAGACGGATACATCTAGGTGTGACACCCCATGATGAATTGAAACAATGTACAAG gTGTTCTTGTATTTCCCTGGTGAAATCTGTTGCAAAATCTCCTGCATTGAGAGCTTGGGATCAGAGATGGGTGAAAAGTTGTATCTGTGGTGGACAGTGGCGAAGAGTAACTATGGCTGTGTGA
- the LOC144434332 gene encoding tyrosinase-like, with the protein MAFNDNLVLALILISMLSAHHEVLALFPKVCVSSESLSAKECCPVPEGFEEKCGGPGRGECVDLQLSVIDPVGLFDGDLERFQWPTSFFNRTCKCEGNFDGASCSVCKFGWTGVNCNSTKKSTRRNILSMSTQEVNQFKNYLLLAKEKVDDYVIPTALYRDMDIDNEPQFNDISTYDRYVWYHYYTSRENLIDKSRRSHDNGAQEDGKVTSADFAHEGPTFLTWHRAYLLSWEQALRQVSGDDDFTLPYWDWAGESECTVCTDEYMGASDTSNNHTLTGAFSNWTTLCYNFGALQANGSLCTNKASSQMLPGLSRNPGGDSDRPEVQVLPSKEAVYYALSVRSYDKVPLEYDPLSNKWTDSPCSFRNILEGFGDSENFIGLHASGVHQLHNQVHLYLNGTMSDVPISANDPIFLLHHCNIDRIFEKWLRRHNVTSEEFPDKSTPVGHGRDSNLVPFFPVHTNGEFFKRSETFGYTYDDIDEEGLPTDPQERKRETSAVERMPKCSIPSDNQTKEIRLYIIVAVGVLAVLVCVAIGIGIWRCKRKENLYQEL; encoded by the exons ATGGCGTTTAATGACAATCTCGTACTGGCGttgattttaatttcaatgCTATCAGCACATCACGAAGTTCTCGCCTTGTTCCCAAAAGTTTGTGTTTCGTCTGAAAGTTTGTCTGCGAAGGAATGCTGCCCTGTACCTGAAGGATTTGAGGAGAAATGTGGTGGTCCAGGTAGAGGTGAATGTGTCGATTTACAACTATCGGTAATCGATCCAGTTGGATTGTTTGACGGAGATTTGGAACGTTTCCAGTGGCCGACATCGTTTTTTAACAGGACATGTAAATGTGAAG GCAACTTTGACGGCGCCAGTTGCAGTGTATGTAAGTTTGGCTGGACTGGCGTGAATTGTAACTCGACAAAGAAAAGTACACGACGCAATATACTCAGTATGTCCACACAAGAAGTAAACCAATTTAAAAACTACCTACTCCTGGCTAAAGAGAAAGTAGATGACTATGTTATACCGACGGCACTTTATAGAGACATGGATATTGATAATGAGCCTCAATTCAACGATATTTCCACGTACGACAGATACGTATGGTATCACTACTATACGTCTAGAGAAAACCTAATAGACAAATCCAGACGAAGCCATGACAACGGCGCACAAGAAGATGGAAAGGTTACATCTGCTGATTTTGCCCATGAAGGACCGACTTTTCTAACATGGCATAGGGCGTATTTATTATCGTGGGAGCAGGCCTTAAGACAG GTGTCTGGTGATGATGATTTTACTTTACCATACTGGGACTGGGCCGGTGAATCAGAGTGCACGGTGTGCACTGACGAGTATATGGGTGCAAGTGACACTTCAAACAACCACACATTAACTGGTGCATTTAGTAACTGGACGACATTATGTTACAACTTTGGAGCCCTTCAAGCAAATGGTTCACTGTGCACAAATAAAGCAAGTTCTCAAATGTTACCCGGATTATCGCGCAACCCTGGAGGAGACAGTGATAGACCAGAGGTCCAAGTTTTACCGAGTAAAGAAGCTGTGTACTACGCCCTCAGTGTTAGGTCGTACGACAAGGTACCATTGGAATACGACCCGTTGAGTAATAAATGGACTGATTCACCATGTAGTTTCAGAAATATCTTAGAAG GATTTGGTGATTCTGAGAACTTCATTGGTTTACATGCCAGTGGTGTACATCAACTTCATAATCAAGTTCACCTATATCTCAATGGAACAATGTCAGATGTACCGATTTCAGCCAACGATCCGATATTCCTTCTCCATCATTGCAACATCGACAGAATATTTGAGAAATGGTTACGAAG ACACAACGTGACATCTGAAGAATTCCCTGACAAGTCAACACCGGTCGGTCATGGCCGAGATTCGAACTTGGTTCCATTCTTTCCCGTTCATACCAATGGAGAATTCTTCAAGAGATCAGAGACATTTGGGTATACATATGACGATATCGATGAAGAAG GTCTGCCGACTGATCCTCAGGAACGTAAGAGAGAAACAAGTGCTGTAGAACGAATGCCAAAGTGTTCAATACCAAGCGATAATCAAACGAAAG AAATTCGACTCTACATTATCGTAGCCGTCGGTGTTTTAGCTGTGTTGGTATGTGTTGCTATCGGCATTGGTATATGGCGTTGTAAACGGAAGGAGAATCTATACCAAGAATTGTAG